AGGAATTAGAGAAACTAAGTATCCTGTTAAGCCAAAGTGACAAAAAATTCTCCGGGATGAATATTATATTTATGGGGTCACCCGATTTTGCGATTCCAAGTCTTGAAAAAATTTCCAACTCAGAGTTCAACCTTAAAGCAGTTGTAAGCAATGTAGATAAGAGAAGGGGAAGGGGCTCTTCCGTTGCTCCCACTCCGGTAAAAGAGAAAGCAGAGCAATTGGGTGTTCCTGTTATTGAAGTGGATGACTTAAACGACCCTGCTTTTGCTGAACAGTTAGCTTCTTTACAGGCAGACATCTTTGTGGTTGTTGCGTTTCGAATTCTTCCAAAAAACATTTTAGAGATACCGAAAATTGGTTCCATCAATCTGCATGCTTCTCTTCTCCCTAAATATAGAGGAGCCGCTCCAATTCACTGGGCAGTTATTAACGGAGAAGAGGAAACGGGTTGCACAATTTTCTTCCTTGATGAAAAAGTAGATACCGGAAAGATCATTCTCCAAAAAAAGACCCTTATTGATGATAATGAAACAACCGGAGAGGTATATTCCCGTTTGATGGATATGGGAAGTGACGCTTTATTGGAAGCGATGTATCTCATAGAAAGCGGGAGCCATACTGAGGTCACTCAAGACGACGCATTGGCTACTCCTGCTCCCAAGCTTTTTCGGGAAACCTGCCACATTGATTTTGAAAAGCCAGCTCGTGAAGTACACAATAAAATCAGAGGGCTAAGTCCATTCCCAACGGCCTGGGCTAACCTGGATGGAGAGAAATTTAACTTATACAGATCAAGGTTGGGGCCCATTGCCAATATAGATCCCGGAGAGTTATTAGTTCGAGGTGATAAACTATTAGTTGGTTGTGGAGATGGGACAGTTGAACTATTGGAGATTCAACTTCCAGGAAAAAAAAGAATGGAAACTAAAAACTTCTTAGCAGGTAATACGCTCGAAGGAACGCTCAAATAAATTAACGATA
This genomic window from Balneola sp. contains:
- a CDS encoding methionyl-tRNA formyltransferase → MNIIFMGSPDFAIPSLEKISNSEFNLKAVVSNVDKRRGRGSSVAPTPVKEKAEQLGVPVIEVDDLNDPAFAEQLASLQADIFVVVAFRILPKNILEIPKIGSINLHASLLPKYRGAAPIHWAVINGEEETGCTIFFLDEKVDTGKIILQKKTLIDDNETTGEVYSRLMDMGSDALLEAMYLIESGSHTEVTQDDALATPAPKLFRETCHIDFEKPAREVHNKIRGLSPFPTAWANLDGEKFNLYRSRLGPIANIDPGELLVRGDKLLVGCGDGTVELLEIQLPGKKRMETKNFLAGNTLEGTLK